Proteins found in one Pectobacterium atrosepticum genomic segment:
- the fbaA gene encoding class II fructose-bisphosphate aldolase, whose translation MSKIFDFVKPGVITGDDVQKVFAVAKENKFALPAVNCVGTDSINAVLEAAAKVRAPVIVQFSNGGAAFTAGKGLKAEGQQAAILGAISGAHHVHQMAEHYGIPVILHTDHCAKKLLPWIDGLLDAGEKHFAATGKPLFSSHMIDLSEESLEENIEICSKYLARMAKIDMTLEIELGCTGGEEDGVDNSHMDASALYTQPEDVDYAYTKLNAISPRFTIAASFGNVHGVYKPGNVKLTPTILRDSQEYVSKKHNLPHNSLDFVFHGGSGSSAQEIKDSVSYGVVKMNIDTDTQWATWEGILKYYKENEAYLQAQLGNPKGDDQPNKKYYDPRVWLRSAQTSMVARLEQAFKELNAVDVL comes from the coding sequence ATGTCTAAAATTTTTGATTTCGTAAAACCCGGTGTCATCACTGGTGATGACGTTCAGAAAGTTTTCGCAGTAGCAAAAGAAAACAAATTCGCTTTGCCAGCAGTGAACTGTGTCGGTACCGACTCAATCAATGCTGTGCTGGAAGCTGCAGCCAAAGTGCGCGCGCCGGTAATCGTTCAGTTCTCTAACGGCGGCGCAGCATTCACCGCGGGTAAAGGTCTGAAAGCAGAAGGCCAGCAGGCGGCAATTTTGGGTGCGATTTCTGGCGCTCATCATGTGCACCAAATGGCTGAGCATTACGGCATTCCGGTAATTCTTCACACTGACCATTGTGCGAAAAAACTGCTGCCGTGGATCGATGGCCTGCTGGACGCGGGTGAAAAACACTTTGCTGCTACCGGCAAACCGCTGTTCTCTTCTCACATGATTGACCTGTCTGAAGAGTCTCTGGAAGAGAACATCGAAATTTGTTCTAAATATTTGGCGCGTATGGCCAAAATCGATATGACCCTGGAAATCGAACTGGGTTGCACTGGTGGTGAAGAAGACGGCGTGGATAACAGCCACATGGACGCTTCTGCTCTGTACACCCAGCCAGAAGATGTTGATTACGCGTACACCAAACTGAACGCGATTAGCCCACGTTTCACTATCGCCGCCTCTTTCGGTAACGTGCATGGCGTATACAAGCCAGGTAACGTGAAGCTGACCCCGACCATCCTGCGTGATTCTCAGGAATATGTTTCCAAGAAACATAACCTGCCACACAACAGCCTGGATTTCGTGTTCCACGGTGGTTCTGGTTCCAGCGCTCAGGAAATCAAAGATTCGGTCAGCTACGGCGTAGTGAAAATGAACATTGATACCGACACCCAGTGGGCAACGTGGGAAGGTATCCTGAAATACTACAAAGAAAACGAAGCCTATCTGCAAGCTCAATTGGGCAACCCGAAAGGCGACGATCAGCCGAACAAGAAATACTATGATCCACGTGTGTGGCTGCGTTCCGCCCAGACAAGCATGGTTGCTCGTCTGGAACAAGCCTTCAAAGAGCTCAATGCTGTTGATGTGCTCTGA
- a CDS encoding LysR family transcriptional regulator ArgP, producing the protein MKRPDYRTLQALDAVIRERGFERAAQKLCITQSAVSQRIKQLENLFGQPLLVRTIPPRPTEQGQKLLALLHQVELLEEEWLGNETNSDIPLLLSLAVNADSLATWLLPALQSVLVDSPIRLNLQVEDETRTQERLRRGEVVGAVSIQSQPLPSCLVDKLGALDYLFVASPAFAARYFPNGVTRSALLRAPAVAFDHLDDMHQAFLQQNFDLSPGSVPCHIVNSSEAFVQLARQGTTCCMIPHLQIERELANNELVDLTPGLFQRRMLYWHRFAPESRMMRKVTDALLSHGHQVLRQS; encoded by the coding sequence ATGAAACGCCCGGACTATCGAACGCTTCAGGCTCTGGATGCCGTCATCCGCGAACGTGGTTTTGAACGCGCTGCCCAAAAATTGTGTATTACCCAATCTGCCGTTTCGCAGCGTATTAAACAGTTGGAAAATCTGTTCGGCCAACCGCTGTTGGTCAGAACCATCCCGCCCCGCCCAACGGAACAAGGGCAGAAGCTCTTGGCTCTGCTTCATCAGGTAGAATTACTGGAAGAAGAGTGGCTGGGTAATGAAACCAACAGCGATATTCCACTGCTGCTGTCGTTGGCGGTGAACGCCGACAGTCTGGCGACCTGGCTGTTGCCAGCGTTACAGTCGGTGTTGGTGGATTCTCCCATTCGTCTTAATTTGCAGGTCGAGGATGAAACGCGCACCCAGGAAAGATTGCGTCGGGGTGAAGTGGTCGGTGCGGTGAGTATTCAGTCTCAGCCGCTACCAAGTTGTCTGGTGGATAAACTGGGTGCGCTGGATTATCTGTTCGTTGCGTCGCCAGCGTTCGCCGCCCGCTATTTCCCGAATGGTGTGACGCGCTCTGCGCTGCTGCGTGCCCCTGCGGTTGCCTTCGACCATCTGGACGATATGCATCAGGCTTTTTTACAGCAGAACTTTGATTTGTCGCCGGGCAGTGTTCCCTGCCATATTGTGAATTCATCGGAAGCCTTCGTACAGCTGGCACGACAGGGCACGACCTGCTGCATGATCCCGCATCTGCAAATCGAGAGAGAGCTTGCCAACAACGAATTAGTCGATCTGACGCCGGGGCTGTTTCAGCGCCGGATGCTCTACTGGCATCGCTTCGCGCCGGAAAGTCGGATGATGAGAAAAGTGACGGATGCCCTGCTATCACACGGCCATCAGGTACTGAGACAGTCATAA
- a CDS encoding LuxR family transcriptional regulator — MLSIKPVNRFTLQQGKKKCIFIIDGSSEGFEEYYESIRTHFYNMASSFVIINNSPNHPPVCIDEKTILISKSAAIDSFYKLLDFVHLHDRRLFSPVRLSKSEYAVFQYWCAGYTAEAIADLIGLNKKSVLNSKSRLLNKYGVQDKNSLLLIAKIIFKDNVIEEFDSLPKPAADINMINSLI; from the coding sequence ATACTCTCGATAAAGCCCGTCAACAGGTTTACGCTGCAACAAGGAAAGAAAAAATGTATTTTCATCATTGACGGCAGTAGCGAGGGCTTTGAGGAATACTATGAGTCGATAAGAACTCACTTTTATAATATGGCGTCATCGTTCGTTATCATCAATAATTCCCCCAATCACCCCCCCGTGTGCATTGACGAAAAAACGATTCTTATTTCAAAGTCAGCAGCCATCGATTCGTTTTATAAATTACTCGATTTCGTCCACCTCCACGACCGCCGTTTATTCAGTCCCGTCAGGCTATCAAAATCTGAATATGCCGTATTCCAGTATTGGTGTGCGGGCTACACAGCGGAAGCGATTGCCGATCTCATCGGGTTAAATAAGAAATCAGTACTGAACAGTAAATCAAGATTACTGAATAAATATGGCGTTCAGGATAAAAACTCTTTACTGCTTATTGCTAAAATTATCTTCAAAGACAACGTCATTGAAGAATTTGATTCCCTTCCAAAACCAGCAGCCGATATCAATATGATTAATTCGCTTATCTGA
- the mscS gene encoding small-conductance mechanosensitive channel MscS, which translates to MEELNTGLDQAGNWLVTHQDLFLQYAVNIVAALVILIVGLVIARIVSGTINKLMINRSIDSTVADFLSALVRYGIIAFTLIAVLSRVGVQTASVIAVLGAAGLAIGLALQGSLANFAAGVLLVIFRPFRTGEWVDLGGVSGTVTQVQIFSTTLRTSDGKIIVVPNGKIIAGNIINSSREPDRRTEIIVGVAYDADIDVVKKLLGDIVAADERIQHDKGVTIRLNEMAASSLNFVVWVWTTNGNAQAVYWDLLESFKRVLDEHRIGIPYPQMDVHLHSIQSAAKQPE; encoded by the coding sequence ATGGAAGAACTTAATACGGGTTTGGATCAGGCAGGGAACTGGTTGGTGACTCATCAGGACTTGTTTTTGCAGTATGCCGTGAATATTGTTGCAGCATTAGTGATCCTCATCGTTGGTCTGGTGATCGCACGGATAGTCTCCGGCACCATTAATAAACTGATGATTAACCGTTCTATCGATTCAACCGTGGCAGATTTCCTGTCTGCGCTGGTTCGCTATGGCATTATCGCGTTCACACTGATTGCAGTATTGAGTCGGGTTGGTGTACAGACGGCATCGGTGATTGCCGTGCTGGGTGCTGCGGGCTTGGCTATTGGTCTGGCATTACAGGGGTCGTTAGCCAACTTTGCCGCAGGCGTTTTATTGGTGATTTTCCGGCCTTTCCGTACTGGGGAATGGGTGGATTTGGGCGGCGTGTCCGGTACGGTCACGCAGGTGCAGATCTTCTCGACAACGCTGCGCACGTCTGATGGCAAAATTATCGTGGTTCCAAATGGCAAGATCATCGCTGGCAACATCATCAACAGCTCGCGTGAGCCGGATCGCCGTACCGAAATTATTGTTGGCGTGGCGTATGATGCCGATATTGACGTAGTGAAAAAGCTATTGGGCGATATTGTTGCGGCGGATGAGCGTATCCAGCATGACAAAGGCGTCACTATTCGCCTGAATGAAATGGCGGCGTCATCGCTGAATTTTGTGGTGTGGGTATGGACGACCAACGGCAATGCGCAGGCGGTGTACTGGGATCTGTTAGAAAGCTTTAAACGCGTGCTGGATGAGCACCGTATTGGCATTCCTTATCCGCAGATGGATGTGCACCTGCACAGCATACAATCCGCAGCGAAACAGCCAGAATAA
- a CDS encoding oxidative stress defense protein → MKLNALALAAAVGFGGVSIAAQAAELPDGPHIVTSGTSSVDATPDIARLAIEVSVSSKDAADAKKQVDARVAQYFDFLGKNGIEKKDINAANLRTQPEYDYLKTGGSVLKGYRAVRQVEVTLRQLDKLNELLDGALKSGLNEIRTVELGVANPETYRDEARKKAIEQATSQAASLAQGFNAKLGPIYSVRYHVANYQPMPMARMFKTADAAAQSEAAQTYEQQTIHFDDQVDVVFELQRTQ, encoded by the coding sequence ATGAAGCTCAATGCACTGGCGCTGGCCGCCGCAGTAGGGTTTGGTGGCGTGTCGATTGCCGCACAGGCTGCGGAACTGCCGGATGGCCCGCATATCGTGACGTCGGGGACATCCAGCGTAGACGCGACACCCGATATTGCGCGTCTGGCAATTGAAGTGAGTGTGTCATCAAAGGATGCGGCGGACGCGAAAAAGCAGGTCGATGCTCGCGTTGCACAATATTTTGATTTTCTAGGTAAAAACGGCATTGAGAAAAAAGATATTAATGCTGCAAATTTACGCACGCAGCCAGAATATGATTATCTGAAAACGGGTGGTTCAGTGCTGAAAGGCTATCGTGCGGTGCGTCAGGTGGAAGTGACGCTGCGTCAGTTAGATAAACTGAACGAACTGCTGGATGGTGCGCTGAAATCAGGGCTGAATGAAATTCGCACGGTAGAACTGGGCGTTGCTAACCCGGAAACGTATCGTGATGAAGCGCGTAAGAAAGCCATCGAACAGGCGACGAGTCAGGCTGCATCGCTAGCACAGGGCTTCAACGCCAAGCTGGGACCGATCTACAGCGTTCGCTACCATGTTGCCAACTATCAGCCGATGCCAATGGCACGGATGTTTAAAACAGCAGATGCGGCAGCACAAAGCGAAGCAGCGCAAACGTATGAACAACAAACCATTCACTTTGACGATCAGGTGGATGTCGTATTTGAGTTGCAGCGCACGCAATAA
- a CDS encoding metalloprotease — protein sequence MAIRSSVLALCVATLLTGCQNLNTNTLMQSGAQAFQAATLSDAQVKALSDQSCEQMDKEAKIAPADSKYTQRLNKIADALGHDINGTPANYKVYLEKDVNAWAMANGCIRVYSGLMDMMNDNEVEGVLGHEMGHVALGHTRKAMQVAYAATAARTAIASAGGVAASLSQSQLADLGEKLVNSQFSQSQESQADDYSFDLLKKRGINREGLASSFEKLAKLDASHESSMFDSHPSSEGRAKHIRERITAEK from the coding sequence ATGGCAATTCGTTCTTCTGTACTGGCCCTGTGTGTAGCAACCTTGCTGACCGGCTGCCAGAATTTAAACACCAATACCTTAATGCAATCCGGCGCACAGGCTTTCCAAGCTGCAACACTCAGCGATGCTCAGGTTAAAGCGCTCAGCGACCAGTCCTGTGAACAAATGGATAAAGAAGCAAAGATTGCCCCTGCCGATAGCAAATACACGCAGCGCCTGAATAAAATTGCGGATGCGCTGGGCCACGATATCAACGGCACGCCAGCAAACTACAAAGTCTATCTAGAGAAGGATGTTAACGCCTGGGCAATGGCTAACGGTTGCATCCGAGTATATAGCGGTCTGATGGACATGATGAACGACAATGAAGTGGAAGGCGTACTCGGCCACGAAATGGGCCACGTTGCGCTGGGACACACGCGTAAAGCGATGCAGGTTGCCTATGCTGCGACTGCCGCACGGACCGCAATCGCCTCCGCTGGCGGCGTAGCAGCGTCATTATCGCAATCACAGTTAGCCGATCTGGGGGAAAAACTGGTTAATTCTCAATTCTCTCAATCCCAGGAAAGTCAGGCTGATGACTATTCCTTTGATTTGCTGAAGAAACGCGGCATCAACCGGGAAGGTCTGGCGAGCAGCTTTGAGAAACTCGCCAAATTGGATGCTAGCCATGAGAGTAGCATGTTTGATTCCCACCCTTCCTCTGAAGGGCGCGCCAAACACATCCGTGAACGCATTACTGCCGAGAAATAA
- a CDS encoding phosphoglycerate kinase, whose translation MSVIKMTDLDLAGKRVLIRADLNVPVKEGKVTSDARIRASLPTIEIALKQGARVMVTSHLGRPTEGEYNEDFSLLPVVDYLKEKLSSPVRLAKDYLDGVDVAEGELVVLENVRFNKGEKKDDEVLSKKYAALCDVFVMDAFGTAHRAQASTHGVGKFATIACAGPLLFGELEALGKALSKPARPMVAIVGGSKVSTKLTVLDSLSKIADQLIVGGGIANTFVAAQGHNVGKSLYEADLISEAKKLLETCDIPVPSDVRVASEFSETAAATLKSVTEIKDEEQILDLGDVSAERLAEILKNAKTILWNGPVGVFEFPNFRKGTEIIARAIADSDAFSIAGGGDTLAAIDLFGIADKISYISTGGGAFLEFVEGKKLPAVVMLEERAKQ comes from the coding sequence ATGTCTGTAATTAAGATGACCGATCTGGATCTGGCTGGTAAACGTGTTCTTATTCGTGCGGATCTGAACGTACCAGTAAAAGAAGGGAAAGTGACGTCTGATGCGCGCATCCGTGCCTCTCTGCCGACCATCGAAATCGCTCTGAAACAAGGCGCTCGCGTTATGGTCACTTCCCACTTGGGACGTCCGACCGAAGGCGAGTACAACGAAGATTTTTCTCTGCTGCCTGTTGTTGACTACCTGAAAGAGAAACTCTCTTCTCCCGTACGTCTGGCGAAAGACTACCTAGATGGTGTTGATGTCGCCGAAGGCGAGCTGGTTGTACTGGAAAACGTCCGCTTTAACAAAGGCGAGAAGAAAGACGACGAAGTGCTCTCCAAGAAATACGCGGCACTGTGCGATGTGTTCGTGATGGACGCCTTCGGTACGGCGCACCGTGCACAGGCTTCAACCCACGGCGTAGGTAAATTTGCCACTATCGCTTGTGCGGGCCCGCTGCTGTTTGGTGAGCTGGAAGCGCTGGGTAAAGCACTGAGCAAACCAGCCCGTCCGATGGTCGCCATTGTGGGCGGTTCTAAAGTTTCTACCAAACTGACCGTACTGGATTCACTGTCTAAAATCGCCGATCAGCTGATCGTGGGTGGCGGTATCGCCAATACCTTTGTTGCCGCACAAGGCCACAATGTAGGTAAGTCCCTGTATGAAGCAGACCTGATTTCTGAAGCGAAAAAGCTGCTGGAAACGTGTGATATTCCTGTTCCGAGCGATGTGCGTGTAGCGTCAGAGTTCTCTGAAACTGCTGCTGCAACGCTGAAGTCTGTTACGGAAATTAAAGACGAAGAGCAGATTCTTGATCTGGGAGATGTTTCCGCTGAGCGTTTGGCTGAAATTCTGAAGAATGCCAAAACCATCCTGTGGAATGGCCCAGTTGGCGTCTTCGAATTCCCGAATTTCCGTAAAGGAACCGAGATTATCGCTCGTGCTATCGCGGATAGCGACGCATTCTCTATCGCAGGTGGCGGCGATACGCTAGCTGCGATCGATCTGTTTGGTATTGCAGACAAGATCTCCTACATTTCTACTGGTGGTGGCGCATTCCTGGAGTTCGTTGAAGGGAAAAAACTGCCAGCAGTCGTTATGCTGGAAGAACGCGCCAAGCAGTAA
- a CDS encoding erythrose-4-phosphate dehydrogenase: MTIRIAINGFGRIGRSVLRALYESGRRAEITVVAINELASAEGMAHLLKYDSSHGRFSWDVRQECDQLYVGDDDIRLLHQVEIQQLPWRELGVDIVLDCSGVYGSREDGEAHLAAGAKKVLFSHPGTTDLDATVVFGVNHDRLESGHRIVSNASCTTNCIIPVIKLLDDAFGIENGTVTTIHSSMNDQPVIDAYHHDLRRTRAASQSIIPVDTKLSAGITRIFPQFVDRFEAISVRVPTINVTAIDLSVSVRKAVNVNEINALLQKSAHESFRGIVDYTELPLVSADFNHDPHSAIVDGTQTRVSGQHLIKTLVWCDNEWGFANRMLDTTRAMAACGF; encoded by the coding sequence ATGACGATCCGTATTGCGATAAACGGTTTTGGCCGCATAGGCCGCAGTGTTTTACGTGCATTGTATGAATCGGGCCGCCGAGCCGAGATTACCGTGGTGGCGATTAACGAGCTAGCGAGCGCGGAAGGCATGGCGCATTTGCTCAAGTATGACTCCAGTCACGGCCGTTTTTCGTGGGATGTTCGTCAGGAGTGCGATCAGCTTTATGTCGGTGATGACGATATTCGCCTGTTGCATCAGGTAGAGATCCAGCAGTTGCCCTGGCGAGAACTCGGTGTAGATATCGTACTGGATTGCAGTGGTGTCTACGGTAGCCGAGAAGATGGGGAAGCCCATCTGGCGGCAGGTGCGAAGAAAGTGCTGTTTTCTCATCCGGGAACGACGGATTTGGATGCCACGGTGGTGTTTGGCGTCAATCACGATCGGTTGGAAAGCGGACATCGCATTGTTTCCAATGCGTCCTGCACAACCAACTGTATTATCCCGGTGATCAAGCTGCTGGATGATGCCTTCGGTATTGAGAATGGTACGGTGACGACGATTCACTCATCGATGAACGATCAACCGGTGATCGATGCTTATCATCACGATCTGCGGCGTACTCGCGCTGCCAGCCAGTCGATCATTCCGGTAGATACTAAACTGTCGGCGGGGATCACCCGTATTTTTCCACAGTTTGTTGATCGCTTTGAGGCGATCTCGGTGCGGGTGCCGACGATTAACGTCACGGCAATTGACCTGAGCGTCAGCGTCAGGAAAGCCGTAAATGTGAATGAAATTAATGCACTATTGCAAAAATCAGCGCATGAGTCGTTTCGTGGTATAGTTGATTATACTGAGTTGCCATTAGTGTCAGCTGATTTTAACCACGATCCGCACAGTGCCATTGTCGATGGCACGCAGACACGGGTCAGTGGTCAGCATCTGATTAAAACATTGGTCTGGTGCGATAACGAATGGGGCTTTGCCAACCGGATGTTGGATACAACACGTGCGATGGCGGCCTGCGGTTTCTAG
- the tkt gene encoding transketolase, with protein sequence MSSRKELANAIRALSMDGVQKAKSGHPGAPMGMADIAEVLWRDYLNHNPANPNWANRDRFVLSNGHASMLIYSLLHLSGYDLPIEELKNFRQMHSKTPGHPEYGYTAGVETTTGPLGQGVANAVGMAIAERTLAAQFNRPGHDIVNHHTYTFLGDGCMMEGISHEVCSLAGTMKLGKLTAFYDDNGISIDGHVEGWFTDDTAARFEAYGWHVVRGVDGHDADAIKRAIGEAQLVTDKPSLLMCKTVIGFGSPNKAGTHDSHGAPLGEAEVAASREQLGWTHAPFDIPADIYAAWDAKPAGQRKEAAWDEAFAAYASAYPELAAEFTRRTGGELPTHWQADAQKFIEDLQANPAKIASRKASQNALEAYGKLLPEFLGGSADLAPSNLTIWSGSVSLDKDHAGNYIHYGVREFGMTAIANGIALHGGFVPYTATFLMFVEYARNAVRMAALMKIRSIYVYTHDSIGLGEDGPTHQPVEQLASLRVTPNMSNWRPADQVETAVAWKYAIERQDGPTSLILSRQNLAQQTRTAEQLANVVKGGYVLKDSDGQPELILIATGSEVELAVGAYDKLTAAGRKVRVVSMPSTDAFDKQDAAYREAVLPKAVSARVAIEAGIADYWFKYVGLNGAIVGMTSFGESAPAELLFEAFGFTVDNVVEKAQALLK encoded by the coding sequence ATGTCCTCTCGTAAAGAACTTGCCAATGCTATCCGCGCGCTGAGCATGGATGGGGTGCAGAAAGCCAAATCCGGTCACCCGGGCGCACCGATGGGCATGGCCGATATCGCCGAAGTGCTGTGGCGTGATTATCTTAACCATAATCCGGCCAACCCCAACTGGGCCAACCGCGACCGCTTCGTGCTGTCCAACGGTCATGCGTCCATGCTGATTTACAGCCTGCTGCATCTCTCCGGCTACGACCTGCCGATTGAAGAACTGAAAAACTTCCGTCAGATGCATTCCAAAACTCCGGGTCACCCTGAATACGGCTACACCGCCGGCGTTGAAACCACCACCGGCCCGCTGGGTCAGGGTGTTGCCAATGCGGTCGGTATGGCGATTGCCGAGCGCACGCTGGCGGCGCAGTTCAACCGCCCGGGCCACGACATTGTTAACCATCACACCTACACCTTCCTCGGTGACGGCTGCATGATGGAAGGGATTTCTCACGAAGTCTGCTCGCTGGCAGGCACCATGAAGCTCGGCAAACTGACCGCGTTTTATGATGACAACGGCATCTCCATCGACGGTCACGTAGAAGGCTGGTTTACCGACGATACCGCCGCCCGCTTTGAAGCCTACGGCTGGCACGTGGTGCGCGGCGTGGACGGTCACGATGCGGACGCCATCAAACGCGCTATCGGCGAAGCTCAGTTGGTGACCGATAAACCGTCGCTGCTGATGTGCAAAACCGTGATTGGCTTCGGTTCACCGAACAAGGCCGGCACGCACGACTCGCACGGTGCACCGCTGGGCGAGGCGGAAGTCGCGGCTTCCCGCGAACAGCTGGGCTGGACGCACGCGCCGTTTGATATTCCGGCGGATATTTATGCCGCCTGGGACGCCAAACCGGCCGGTCAGCGTAAGGAAGCGGCCTGGGATGAGGCATTTGCTGCCTACGCCAGCGCGTACCCTGAACTGGCTGCCGAATTCACACGCCGTACCGGCGGTGAACTGCCGACCCACTGGCAGGCAGATGCACAGAAATTTATCGAGGATTTGCAGGCCAATCCGGCGAAAATCGCCAGCCGTAAAGCGTCACAGAACGCGCTGGAAGCCTACGGCAAACTGCTGCCGGAATTCCTGGGCGGCTCTGCCGACCTGGCCCCGAGCAACCTGACCATCTGGTCCGGCTCGGTATCGCTGGATAAAGACCACGCGGGTAACTATATCCACTACGGTGTGCGCGAGTTCGGTATGACCGCCATTGCCAACGGGATTGCGCTGCACGGTGGCTTTGTGCCGTACACCGCGACTTTCCTGATGTTTGTGGAATACGCGCGTAACGCCGTGCGTATGGCGGCGCTGATGAAAATCCGCAGCATCTACGTCTACACCCACGACTCCATCGGTCTGGGCGAAGACGGCCCGACGCACCAGCCGGTTGAACAGCTGGCCAGCCTGCGCGTAACGCCGAACATGAGCAACTGGCGTCCGGCAGACCAGGTGGAAACCGCGGTGGCGTGGAAATACGCGATTGAGCGTCAGGACGGCCCGACGTCACTTATCCTGTCGCGTCAGAATCTGGCGCAGCAGACGCGTACCGCTGAACAGCTGGCGAACGTGGTGAAAGGCGGGTACGTGCTGAAAGACAGCGACGGCCAGCCGGAACTCATCCTGATTGCCACCGGTTCTGAAGTCGAACTGGCTGTCGGTGCGTATGACAAGCTGACAGCCGCTGGCCGCAAGGTGCGCGTGGTGTCCATGCCGTCAACGGATGCGTTCGACAAGCAGGACGCGGCCTATCGTGAAGCTGTGCTGCCGAAAGCGGTATCGGCGCGCGTGGCCATTGAAGCGGGTATCGCAGACTACTGGTTCAAGTACGTCGGCCTGAACGGCGCGATTGTCGGTATGACAAGCTTCGGTGAATCTGCGCCGGCTGAGCTGCTGTTCGAAGCGTTTGGCTTCACTGTCGATAACGTGGTCGAAAAAGCGCAGGCGCTGCTTAAGTAA
- the argO gene encoding arginine exporter ArgO, producing the protein MWAVYLQGVLLGAAMILPLGPQNAFVMNQGIRRQYHLMVALLCAVSDMVLISAGIFGGSALLNQSSLLLGAVTWGGVAFLLWFGWGAMKTAFSKNITLTSADVMKQSRWRIIATMLAVTWLNPHVYLDTFVVLGSLGSQFADDARRWFALGTMTASFTWFFALALLAAWLAPWLNTPRVQRVINFFVGVVMWGIALQLARHGWQ; encoded by the coding sequence ATGTGGGCGGTCTATTTACAGGGCGTTCTGTTAGGGGCAGCGATGATTCTGCCACTGGGTCCACAGAATGCATTCGTAATGAATCAGGGAATTCGCCGACAGTATCACCTGATGGTGGCGCTGCTATGTGCCGTGAGTGACATGGTGTTGATTAGCGCGGGTATTTTTGGCGGTAGCGCGTTGCTCAACCAGTCTTCGTTATTGTTAGGAGCGGTGACTTGGGGCGGCGTTGCGTTTTTGCTCTGGTTCGGCTGGGGAGCAATGAAAACGGCCTTCAGCAAGAATATTACGCTAACCAGTGCTGACGTGATGAAGCAGAGCCGCTGGCGGATTATTGCCACTATGTTGGCAGTGACCTGGCTTAACCCCCATGTTTATCTGGATACTTTCGTGGTCTTGGGGAGTTTGGGGAGCCAGTTTGCGGATGACGCCCGACGCTGGTTTGCGCTGGGGACGATGACCGCTTCCTTCACTTGGTTCTTTGCGCTGGCGTTATTGGCAGCTTGGCTGGCACCGTGGCTGAATACACCTCGGGTACAGCGAGTTATCAACTTTTTTGTCGGTGTGGTGATGTGGGGAATCGCTTTGCAGCTGGCGCGTCACGGCTGGCAATAG